A region of Moorena producens PAL-8-15-08-1 DNA encodes the following proteins:
- the pstC gene encoding phosphate ABC transporter permease subunit PstC, with protein MSPSRSDTLLISILQGCAVVAGAIVVLIVVFLITEALPVLGQVGLLPFFTDPSWHPAETLYNFTPMLWGSLLVTAGAMVVATPLGILSAVFCQYYAPPPIAGLYRRLIELLAGMPSVVYGFWGLVELVPLIGRFQPPGASLLAGIAILTLMILPTIALSADASFAKVPPEYLQGSAALGLSRWATVRGVVFPAAKSGLFTGLILGTGRAIGETMAVLMVCGNVVQTPKSLFEPMRTLTANIALEMAYAMGNHRSALFVSGLLLMAIILVLVAIAEIISKEGIYE; from the coding sequence TTGTCCCCCTCTCGGAGTGATACTCTCCTAATCTCGATCCTACAAGGCTGTGCTGTGGTGGCTGGTGCTATCGTGGTGCTGATTGTTGTGTTCCTAATCACGGAAGCCTTGCCAGTATTGGGACAAGTAGGATTACTCCCCTTTTTTACCGATCCATCCTGGCATCCTGCTGAGACTCTGTACAACTTCACCCCGATGCTTTGGGGCAGCCTGTTGGTCACCGCTGGGGCGATGGTAGTGGCTACACCCCTGGGAATTCTATCTGCAGTCTTTTGTCAGTATTACGCGCCTCCACCGATTGCTGGACTTTATCGACGGCTAATTGAATTGTTGGCAGGGATGCCCTCAGTTGTTTACGGCTTCTGGGGTTTGGTGGAGCTAGTTCCCCTAATTGGACGCTTCCAGCCACCGGGAGCCAGTCTCCTAGCTGGAATTGCGATTCTGACCCTGATGATTTTGCCAACTATTGCTCTGAGCGCAGACGCTAGCTTTGCGAAAGTCCCCCCAGAATACCTACAGGGATCAGCAGCCCTGGGACTATCCCGCTGGGCAACAGTCAGAGGTGTTGTGTTTCCGGCTGCTAAATCGGGGCTGTTTACTGGCTTGATTTTAGGAACAGGACGGGCGATTGGAGAAACCATGGCGGTGCTGATGGTTTGTGGCAATGTGGTGCAAACTCCCAAAAGCCTATTTGAGCCGATGCGAACTCTTACTGCCAATATCGCCTTGGAAATGGCTTACGCCATGGGCAATCACCGCTCAGCACTTTTTGTCAGTGGCTTGCTGCTGATGGCAATAATTTTGGTACTAGTAGCAATTGCAGAAATCATCAGCAAGGAAGGAATTTATGAGTAA